The genomic stretch GAGTACGCCCAGTTCCGCGCCGTCCTCGGCCAGGCGTCCGGCTTTCAGTCGCTGCAGTACCGCGAGGTCGAGTTCCTGCTCGGCAACAAGAACGCGGAGATGCTCGAGGTCTTCGCTCACGACCCCGCGGCCCGCGACATCCTCGAGGAGACCCTGTGCGCGCCGAGCCTCTACGACGAGTTCCTGCGCCACCTCGCCCGGCTCGGCTACGCGGTCCCGGCGACGAGCGTCGAGCGCGACTGGTCGCTGCCGCACGCCCGCGACCCCGCCCTCGTCGAGGTCCTCGCCGGCGTCTACGCCGACCCGGAGGGCCAGTGGCCCCAGTACGAGCTGTGTGAGCAGCTCGTCGACGTCGAGGAGAGCTTTCAGCTCTGGCGCTTCCGGCACATGAAGACGGTCGAGCGGATCATCGGCTACAAGCGCGGCACCGGCGGGTCGTCAGGCGTGGGCTTCCTGCGCGCCGCGCTGGACCTCACCTTCTTCCCCGAGCTGCTGGAGGTCCGCACGGAGATCGGGCCGTGACGGCGAGCTCGCCGTCCGTGCGCCGGCGGCGGCCGCGGGCGGCGCTGGCCACGCTGTGCGAGGCTGCCCGGATGAGCGCATCCGATCGCTTCGTCCCCGGCCAGATGGACTGGTTCTCCGGCGCCGCCCGCGGCGGCGGCCTCGTGTTCCTCGCCGGCCACGTCGGCGCCGACGGCGAGGGCGGCGGCGCGGACGCGCCGTTCGCCACGCAGGTCACCCGCGCCCTGGACCACTTCGAGCACACCCTCGCGAACGCGGGGCTCGGCTTCTCGGCGCTGCTGAAGGTCAACGTCTATCTCGCCGACATCGCGGACTTCGCGGAGTTCAACGAGATCTATCTCGCGCGCCACCCGGCGCCGCGCCCCGCGCGCACGACGGTGCAGACGCCGCTCGCGCAGGGCTGGCGTTTCGAGATCGATGGCGTGGCGGTCGACGAGCGCTGATCGCCGTCAGCGCCGGCCGAAGCGGCGCAGCCGCAGCGCGTTGGCGACCACCGAGACGCTCGACAGCGCCATCGCCAGGCCGGCGATCAGCGGGTTGAGCAGCGCGGCGGCAGCGAGCGGCAGCGCCGCGAGGTTGTAGCCGAACGCCCAGCCGAGGTTCTGCTTGATCGTGCGCAGGGTCGCGCGCGACAGGCGGATCGCGTCCGCGGCGGCGCGCAGGTCGCCGCTGACGAGCGTGAGGTCGGACGCCTCGATCGCCACGTCCGTGCCGGTGCCGATGGCCAGGCCCAGATCGGCCTGGGCAAGCGCCGGCGCGTCGTTGATGCCGTCGCCGACCATCGCGACGACCCGGCCCTCGGCCTGCAGGCGCCGAACGACGCCGGCCTTGTCGGCGGGCAGCACCTCGGCGATGACCTCGTCGATGCCCACCTCGGCCGCCACGGCGCGCGCGGTCGCCTCGTTGTCGCCGGTCAGCAGCACCGGCCGCAGCCCGAGGCCGCGCAGCCCGGCCACCGCCTCGGCGCTGGTCGCCTTGACGGTGTCGGCGACGACGATCACGGCGCGCGCCTCGCCGTCCCACGCCGCGGCCACCGCGGTGCGCCCCTGCGCCTCGGCGGCGCGGCGGGCCGCGTCGAGCTCGGCGGGCAGCGTCACGCCCCAGTCGTCGCGCAGCAGCGCGGGCCGGCCGACCTGCACGCCGTGGCCGTCGACGACGCCTTCGACGCCGAGGCCCTCGCGGTTGGCGAACGACTCGACGGCGGGCAGCGGGCCGGTGGCGTCCCGGGCGGCGCGGGCGATCGCCTGCGCGATCGGGTGCTCGGACGCATCCTCGAGCGCGCCGGCGATGCGCAGCGCCTCGTCGCGGCTCGTCCCCGGGATCGTCACGACGTCGGTCACGCTCATCTGCCCGGTCGTGATCGTGCCCGTCTTGTCGAGGACGACCGTGTCGACCTTGCGCGTGGACTCGAGGATCTCGGGCCCCTTGATGAGCAGCCCGAGCTGGGCCCCGCGGCCGGTGCCGACGAGCAGCGCCGTCGGCGTGGCGAGCCCGAGCGCGCACGGGCAGGCGATGATGAGGACGGCGACCGCGGCGGTGATGGCGAACTGCGCGCTCTCGCCGGTGCCGAGCCAGAACCCGAGCGTCGCGACGGAGAGGCCGATGACGACGGGCACGAAGATCCCCGACACGCGGTCGGCGAGCCGCTGCACCGGCGCCTTGCCGCTCTGCGCGTCGGTCACGAGCCGGGCGATCTGGGCCAGCGCGGTGTCCGCACCGACCTTCGTGGCGCGCACGATCAGCCGGCCGCCGGCGTTGACCGTCGCGCCCGCGACGTCGTCGCCCGGCGCCTTCTCGACCGGCACCGACTCGCCCGTGAGCAGGGACTGATCCACCGCGGAGCGGCCCTCCTCGACGACGCCGTCCGTCGCGACCTTCTCGCCCGGGCGCACGACGAAGCGGTCACCGGCGTGCAGCTCCTCGATGGGGACGCGCCGTTCGGTGCCGTCGGCGTCGAGGATCGCGACGTCCTTGGCGCCGAGCTCGAGCAGGGCGGCCAGGGCGGCCCCGGCACGGCGCTTGGCCTTCGCCTCGAAGTAGCGCCCGGCGAGGATGAACACCGTCACCGCGGAGGCGACCTCGAGATAGACCTCGGTCCCGCCGGCGCTGTCCGGGATGAGATCGAACGGCATGCGCATCTCGGGGTCTCCGGCGCCGCCGAGGAACAGCGCATACAGCGACCACAGCCATGCGGCGAGCACGCCGACCGAGATCAGCGTGTCCATCGTGGCGGTGGCGTGCTTGAGGTTCGCCCACGCCGCCCGGTGGAACGGCCAGGCGCCCCAGACGACGACCGGCGACGCGAGCGTCAGCGACAGCCACTGCCAGTTGTCGAACTGCAGCGGCGGGATCATCGACATGAGGAGCACCGGCAGCATCAGCGCGAGGCTGATGAGCAGGCGGCGGCGCAGCGGCGCGGTCTCGTCGGCCTCGGCGTCGGCGTGCCCGCCCGCGGCGGGCTGGGCCGAGGGCAGCACGGCCTGATAGCCCGCCGACGCGACGGCCTCCACGAGCGCCTGCGGGGCGACCGCGGCGGCGTCGAAGTCGACCGTCGCCTTCTCGGTGGCGTAGTTGACCGTGGCGCTGACGCCGTCGAGCTTGTTCAGGCGGCGCTCGATGCGGTTCGCGCACGAGGCGCACGTCATGCCGGTGATCGGCAGCTCGACGTGATCCATGGTGGCGGGGCTCATCGAGTGACCTCCTCGGTGAACGCGGCGGTGTGGACGCGGCCGTCGGCCTTGAACTGCAGGAAGAGGCGATAGCGGCCCTCGGTCGGGAACGTCGCGTCGAAGCCGATGCCCTCCTCCTCGCCGTGCTCGGTCGGGTGCACGTGCAGGAAGGCGAGGTCGCCCTCGCGCAGCGCGACCAGGTGGCCGCCGGCGCCCAGGTAGGGATCGGTGTGCACGGGCCGGCCGTCGCGCGTGATCTCGAAGCGCAGGTCGGCCTCGTCGCCGGGATGCGCGTCGCCCGCGGTCAGGCGCACGTCGTAGCCGTCGGCGGTCCGGGACTCGGTCGCGGGGGCCGGCAGCGCCTGCAGGTCCGCCGTGCCGTCGACCCGCAGGTCTGTGGCCAGCGTGCGCGGCTCGCCGTCGTGCGAGAAGTCGGCGAAGACGCGGTACGAGCCGGCCTCGTCGAGGCGCAGCGGGGTGGTCCACGTCCCGTCGGGGTTCTGCGTCGGATGAAGATGCTGGAAGCCGGTCATGTCGCGGCGCACGACGATGAGGTGCATGCGCTTGGTGTGGGTGACGTCGAAGTCCCCGACGGGAAGACCATCCTCCCCGGTGATCGTGAAGGCAAGGCGCTCGTCGCGGCCGCGGCGCAGCTCGGGCGTGGCGAGCTCGAGCCTCAGGCCGTCCTCGGCGGCGGCCAGGCCGCGCACCGGGTGGGCGCCCCCGTCCATCCCGTCCATCGCGGGCGTGTCGCCGTGGCCGGCCATCTTCGGCGGCTGGGAGCCCTCGCGGTCGGGGCCGAGGGTCGCACCGGCGACCGCGCCGCCGCCGAGCAGCAGGGCGAGCAGCGCCGCGAACCCGGCGAGCTTGGTCGGGGCGCTCATCGTGCGACCTCGTAGCCGGCCTCGGCGACGGCGGCGGCCACGGCGTCGTCGCTGACGCCCTCGCCGGCGACGACGAGCCGGCCGGTGGCGAGGTCGATCTCGACGGCCCCCACCCCGGGGATCTCCGAGACCTCCTCGCGCACGGATGAGACGCAGTGCGTGCAGGACATACCGGCGACCTGGTACTCGCGGGCCCGGCTGGTCTGGATCAGGGTCTGGCTCATCGTGCCTCCATCATACGGCTGGGGGGTATGGCGTGGGGGAAACCTAGCACAGATACCCCAGGGGGGTAAAGGGCAGCCTGACGAGATGCGGACGACGCGCGCCGTCCACTGCGATCGACGTGCCGAGCTCGGCGTGGATCGTCGGCAGGGCGACGACGATTCGCCGCCACGAGGTGGGCGGCAGACCCCACCCCTTGTGTGACCGACCGCATCGTGCGGGGCCGCGCAGCATGCGACGCTCCTTGGGGCCTCGAACGGCAAGGGAGCAGGATGGGCGGGCAACGACGGATCGTCATGGCGGGGGTGGTCGTCGCCGCGCTGCTCGCGTCGGCGCCGGCGGTGGCCGGCGCGGCGACCGCCAAGATCCGCAACGGGACGTTGACCTACACCGCCGCGCCGGGCGAGGCGAACGTCCTCAGCGTCAAGTTCGCCTCGGGCGCGTTCGTGCTCAGCGACTCGGGCGCCCTGATCACGCCGGGAACCGGCTGCACCGCCCGGGCGCCGGCGCACCTGGTGACGTGCAGCGCCGTCGACCTCGACGGGATCGGGGCCGCGCTGGGCGACGGCGGAGACGCGCTGAAGGTCGACGCGTCCGTGCCGCTCGGCGTCGCCGCCCTCGGCGGCGCGGGCGATGACGTGCTGCGCGGGGGCCCGCAGGCCGACAGCCTCTCCGGCGGTCCGGGCGCCGACCGCCTCGACGGAGCGGCCGGCGCCGACGTGCTGCGCGGCGGCGACGACGTCGACACCGCCGACTACTCGACGCGCACGCAGGCCGTCGGGGTGACGCTCGACGCCGTCGCGGGCGACGGCGAGGCCGGGGAGGGCGATCTCGTGGACTCGACCGTCGAGAACGTGACCGGCGGCGCCGGGCCGGACGTGCTCGTCGGCGACGCGCATGCCAACCGGCTGCTCGGCGGTGGGGGAGACGACACCCTGCAGGGCATGGGGGGCGCGGACGTCCTCGACGGGGGCGGCGGGGGCAACACCGCCACGTACCGCGAGCGGACCGGTCCCGTCGTCGCCAGCCTCGACGACGTCGCCAACGACGGCGCTCCGGGCGAGAAGGACCTGCTGACCCGCGTCCAGAACCTGGTCGGCGGCACGGGGGCGGATACGCTGACGGGCTCCGCGAACGCCAACCGGCTCGACGGGGGGCCGGGCGCGGACCGTCTCGATGCGCTCGCCGGACCGGACACCGTGCGGGGCGGAACCGGCAGCGACGTCGTGCTGCTGGGGACGGGCAACGATGCGTTCGACTGGCTGCCGGGCGACAGCAGCGACGTGGTCGAGGGCCAGGGCGACAACGACACGCTGCGGTTCTCCGGGGCGAACATCGGCGAGCACTTCGACCTCTCGGCGAACGGCGGGCGACTGCGGCTGCTGCGCGACGTCGGCAACGTGTCGATGGACGTCGGCGGCGTCGAGCAGGTGGACCTGCGGGCCGCGGGCGGCGCCGACGCGATCGCCGTGCACGATCTCGCCGGCACGAACGTCAAGAGCGTGCGGCTCGACCTCGCCGCCGGCGGGATGCCCGACGCGGGTGACGGGCAGCCCGACGTCGTCGACGTCGCCGGGACGAACGGGATCGACGCGATCGCCGTCGGCACGGCCGGCGACGAGACCGTGGTGAGCGGTCTGCCGGCGCCGGTCGCGGTCGCCCACGCCGACGATCCAGGTGACGTGCTGCGCGTCGACGGGGCGGGCGGCAGCGACGCGGTCGTCGCGGATTCCGCCCCGATGCCCGTCGCCGTCCTCGGCGGCGACGGCACGGACACGGTCACGGCGCTCGGGACCGGCGGCCCGGACGCGTTCACCCTCTCCCCCCAGGCCCCCGAGGTCCTGGTGTCGCGCACCGACCTCCGGCTGTCGGTGCAGGCCGAGCGCCTTGCCGTCCAGGGGCTGGGCGGGGACGACAGCATCCTCGCCGGCAACGGCATCGCCGGCCTCGGCATCGCGCTGACCCTCGACGGCGCTGCCGGGAGCGACACCATCCAGGGCAGCGACGGGGCCGACACGATCCTGGGCGGCGACGACGCCGACACGATCCGGGGCGGCCGCGGCGGCGACCTCGCCCTGCTCGGCGCCGGCGACGACAGCTTCGGCTGGGCGCCCGGCGACGGCTCGGACACCGTCGAGGGCCAGGCGGGCGCCGACACGCTGCGCTTCGACGGCGCGAACATCGCCGAGATCATCGACCTCTCGGCGAACGGCGGGCGCCTGCGCCTCACGCGCAACGTCGCGAGCGTCGTCATGGACGTCGACGGCGCCGAGCGGATCGACGTCCACGCCCTGGGCGGGGCGGACGCCCTGAGCGTGCACGACCTCACCGGCACCGCGGTGACGGATGCGACCTTCGACCTCGCGGCCTTCGGCACGACGATGGGCGACGGGCAGGCCGACACCGTCAACGTCGACGCGACCCAAGGCGCCGACGTGGCGACCGTGGCCGGCGACGCGTCCGGCGTCGCCGTGGCGGGGCTTGCGTCGCGCGTGTCGATCGTCGGGCAGGAGGCGGCGCTCGACACGCTGGCCGTGCGGCTGCTCGCCGGCGACGACGTCCTCGATGCCTCGGGCCTCGCCGCGGACGGCATCCGCCTGAGCGGTGCCGGGGGCGACGGCGACGACGTGCTCATCGGCAGCGCGGGCGCCGACGCGCTCTTCGGCGACGCCGGCGACGACGTCCTCATCGGGGGGCCGGGCAACGACGCGCTCGACGGCGGCCCCGGCGACAACATCGTGATCCAGGACTGAGGCGGCGTCCTACGCCCGCTCGGCGAGCTCGGTCAGTCGGGCGACCGTCGCGTCGATCTCCTCGTCGGTCGTGCGCGGGTTGATCGTGCACAGCCGCAGGACCGGGCGCCCGCGCAGGACCGTGGAGGTCGGCACCGCGTAGCCGTCGGCGACCGCGCGCGCCGCGATGTCGACCGCGCCGGCGCGCTCGTGGGCGAAGGTCACGACCGCGAGCTGCGCGGGCGTGACGATCTCCCAGCCGGGCGTCGCGCGCAGCGCCGCTTCCGCGCGCTCGGCCAGCGCGATGCCGCGGGCGACCGCGTCCCGGATCGCGTCCACGCCGAACGCCTTGATGGTCAACCACAGCTTCAGCGCCCGGGTGGCCCGGGTCAGCTGCGGGCCGCGGTCGCGGAAGTTCACCTCGCCGGTCGTGTCGCGCAGGTACTCGGGCTCCATGGCGAAGGCGGCGGCGAGCGCGCCGGGCTCGCGGACGAGCAGCGCGCCGACCTCGTACGGGGCGAACAGCCACTTGTGCGGGTCGGCGGCGAGGGAGTCCGCGCGCTCCATCCCGTCCAGCAGCGCCCGGCCCTGCTCGGTCAGCGCCGCCGGGGCACCGTACGCGCCGTCGACGTGCAGCCAGAGGCCTTCCGCGGCGGCGAGGTCGGCGAGCGCGGCCAGCGGGTCGACCGTGCCCGTGTTCGTCGTGCCCGCCGTGGCGATCAGGCAGAACGGCCGCAGGCCGGCGGACCGGTCGGCGGCGATGGCCCCCGCCACGGCGCCCGGCACCAGCCGGAACCCGCTACCGGTGGGCAGCAGGCGGACGCGGTCCGGCGCGAAGCCGAGGATGCGCAGCGCCCGGGTGATCGAGGCGTGCGTCTGGTCGGAGCAGTAGACGACGGCGTCCGGGTCGTGGCCGCCGAGCCGCGCCGCCCGCGCCGCCGCGAGCGCGGTGAGGCTGGACGCGGACCCGCCGCTGAGCAGGATCCCCTCGGTGCCGGCCGGCATCCCCAGCATCTCGGCGAGCCAGTCGAGCACCACGAGCTCGAGCACCGTCGGGCCCGTGCTGCCCACCCAGGACGTGGCGATCGCGTTCATCCCGCTCGCCAGCGCGTCGCCGAGCATGCCGACCGGGCTGCTCGGGCTCGGGACGCGCGCGAAGAAGCGGGGGTGGTCGCCGTGCTGCATGTTGCGCAGCACGACGCCGGCGGCCAGGTCGAGCGCCTCGTCGAGGTCGCCCGGCGCCTCGGGCAGCGGCTCGCGCAGCCGCGCCTCGAGGGCGGCCCGCTCGCCGACGACGACCGGCGGCAGGTCGCGCAGGCCGGCGAGGTGGTCGACGACCATGTCGACGACGCGGTAGCCGAGCCGCCGCACCTCCTCCGGCGGGAGGCTGAGCGGCTCGTCGTGGTCGGGGGCCATGACGCGGCGGATGTTGGCAGACCCCGGCACGCCGGCTGCGACGCGTCCGGGGCCGCCGGCGGCGAAGATGGTGGGAAGACCCCATTCCGCGGTGGCGGTCCGACGGCCAGGATGGACCCATGGTCAACCGTCTTCGTGATGGCGGCGCCGCGCATCGCGGCGCCGTCGCCGCTTCCGCAGGTCCCGTCCCGGTCGTCGCCGCCGGCCGTCCCGTGCTCACGGCGCGCGGGGCGGAGATCCTGGCCGCCGAGGTCGAGAGGCTGCGTGACCTCAAGGGCGAGGAGTTCCGCGCCCGCCGCCGCGACGCGCTGTCCGTGTCGGCCGCCGACGAGGACGCCCAGTTGGCGATCGGCGAGGACGAGGCCGTCATCGACGCCCGGATCGCCAACCTCGCGCAGCTGCTGCACCAGGCGGAGATCGTCGACCACGACGTCCGCGGCGAGGACATCGTCAACCTCGGGTCGCGGGTGCTCCTGGAGGATCTCACGACCGGAGCGGTGGTGGAGTACGAGATGGTCGCGTGGCACGACGGCGCGACCGCGGGCACGGTGTCCGCGGCCTCCCCGGTCGGGCAGGCGATCCTCGGCCGCGGCGTCGGCGACGAGCTGACCATCGGCCTGCCGGGCGGGCGGCAGCGCTCGCTGCGGATCGCCGGGCTCGACGACGTCGCGTCGCTGCACGCCTGACGGCGTGCGATGACGTCGCTGCACGTCTGACGGCGTGCGACGACGTCGCGTCGCTGCACGTCTGACGGCGTGGGCGTGGGCGTGATCTCGACCACGCTCACGATCACCGAGATCGGCCGGCGGCTGGGGGTCTCGCGGTGGGCGGCGTACCGGCGTCCCAGCGTCCTCGTGCGCCACGGCTTCGTGGGCCGGCGCTGAGCGTCACGGCCGGCGATCTGCATAGGACGCCCCATGGTCCCGGGGCGCCGTCGCACGGACGATGGTGGCATGGATCCTGCGCGCCGGCCCGTTGGCGACCGCCAGCGCCTCTGGCGCGCGGCGGCGCTTCTGGCGCTCGTCGTCGGCGTGGCAGCGCTGTACCTGCCGGACGGCGGTCGCGCGAAGCAGCCGGCGCCGACGTTCGCCGACTTCCTCGAGCAGCGCGACCGACGTGCGCTGCGTGAGGCGACGGTCCGCACGCGCGACCACACGGTGGACGTCACCCCCAAGGAAGGGCCGTCGTATGCCGTGGGCTTCCCGGCGGCCTATGGGCAGGAGCTGATCGAGGGGCTCGAAGCGCACGGCGTGCCGTTCACCGTGAAGGGCAGCGGCCGCAGCACGTGGGAGGTCCTGGCGCCGTGGGCGCTGCTCCTCGCGGTCGTCGTCGCGATCGCCGTGCTGCTCGGGCGCCGCATGCGGGCCGGCGGGGGCGGCGCGGCAGCCAGGCGCATGCGCAAGGCGCCGGCGCGGCAACTCGACCCGCGCTCGCCGAAGATCACGTTTCGTGATGTGGCGGGCGCCGATGAGGCGGTCGAGGAGCTGCACGAGATCAAGGAGTTCTTGGAGAACCCGAAGAAGTTTCAGGCGTTGGGGGCGCGGATCCCGAAGGGTGTGTTGTTGTATGGGCCTCCGGGGACGGGCAAGACGTTGTTGGCGCGGGCGGTGGCGGGTGAGGCGGGGGTGCCGTTCTTCTCGATCTCGGGCTCGGATTTCGTGGAGATGTTCGTGGGGGTGGGTGCGTCGCGGGTGCGGGATCTGTTTGAGCAGGCCAAGCAGAACTCGCCGTGCATCATCTTCATGGATGAGATCGATGCGGTCGGTCGCCATCGTGGTGCCGGTTTGGGTGGCGGCCACGACGAGCGTGAGCAGACGCTCAACCAGCTGCTGGTCGAGATGGACGGCTTCACGATGACCGACAACATCATCCTGATCGCCGCGACGAACCGGCCGGACATCCTCGACCCGGCGCTGCTGCGTCCGGGGCGGTTTGATCGCCAGATCGTGGTCGATCGTCCGGATCGCAAGGGCCGTTCGAAGATTCTGGAGGTCCATACGCGCGGCAAGCCGTTGGCCAAGGAGATCAACGTCGATGCGCTGGCCGGTCAGACGCCGGGGTTCACGGGGGCGGACCTGGCGAACCTGGTCAATGAGGCGGCGTTGTTGTCGGCGCGGAACGGCAAGCGGGAGATCACCCAGGTTGAGCTCGAAGAGGGGATCATGCGGGTGATCGCGGGGCCGGAGAAGAAGACGCGGGTGATGAGCGAGAAGGAGCGGCTGATCACGGCGTATCACGAGATGGGCCATGCGATCGTCGGTCACGTGCTCGAGTTCGCCGATCCGGTGCACAAGGTGTCGGTCGTCTCGCGTGGTCAGGCGTTGGGGTACACGATCTCGATGCCGCAGGAGGATCGCTTTTTGACGACGCGCGCGGAGTTGCAGGACACGATGGCGATGACGTTGGGGGGTCGCGCGGCGGAGGAGATCGTCTTTGACGAGATCACCACGGGCGCGTCGAACGACCTCGAGAAGGTCACGGCGACGGCCAAGCAGATGGTGATGCGTTTCGGGATGAGCGAGAAGCTCGGCCCGCGCGTGTTCGGTCACGATCATGGCCAGCCGTTCTTGGGGCGCGAGTTCAGCTCGGAGCCGGATTACAGCGACGAGATCGCGCGCGAGATCGACGACGAGATCCGCCGCATCGTGGAATCCGCCCACCAACGCGCCAAGGACATCCTGCTGACCCACCATGCCCTGCTCGACGCGGGCGCGGACGCGCTGCTGGCGCGCGAGTCCCTCGAACGCGACGAGCTCATCGCGCTGTTCGACCACCACGGCCGTCGTTCGGGGTTGACGGTCGTGGCCACGGGCACGACACTCGCATGAGGAGGCGCACGATGCCGGAACCGATCCCGATCCCCACCCCGCCGAAGCAGCCGCCGGGACGGCCGCTGCGACCGACCGTCGACGAGCTGGGCGAGGCGTCGTTCCCCGCCAGCGACCCGCCGCCGTCCTGGATCTGGGAACCACCGCGCACCCCGCCGGGCGCCTGACGCCGATCAGGCGGCGACGTCGTCGGCGAGCGGGCCGCGCACCTCGATGAGGCAGCCCGCCTCGTCGGGGTCCTTCGGCACGAACCCGGTGAGCCTCGTCTTCGGGTCGATCGTGTCGAGCATCCCGCGGGTGATCCCGCGGTGCAGGCCGCACACGACCGGCTGGCGCTCGTGCACGAGATCGCGGTACGGGCAGTTGCGCAGGCAGTAGGTCAGCTCGGCCGGATGGTCCGGGTCGGTCTCGCGCTGCGGCGCGAAGCCCATCGCGGTCAGCGCGGCGTACATGCGCTGATCCGGCGTGCTGCCGGGGTCGGGCGGGGGAAGGCTGCGTCCGATCGTGCGCCCGGCCGCCTCGACGTCGCGCACCTTCAGCCCACCGGCTGCGATGACGTGCAGGAGGAAGCGGCCGATGTCGGCGTAGCCGGTCGGCGGGTCGCCGCCGGGCAGCGCGTCCGGGCTGATCGCCCAGCGGTCCCGCGGCCGGCCGCGCGGCCGCCGCTCCCGCTCGCGGTCGAGCAGGCCCGCGGCGTGCAGCGCCTCGAGATGCAGCCGGACGCCGTTGGGGTGCAGGCCGAGCGCGCGGGCGAGCTCGTCGGTGCCTGCGGGGCGGCGCAGCTCGCCGAGCAGCGCGAACAGGCGCGCCCGAGTCGGCTGGGACAGCGCGTCCCCCGGTGGCGTGCGGATGTCCACGGGCCCAGAAGATTGCACAGCTGCAGTGTGCAATCAAGAAGTGAGTGTGATTTTCCTAAGGCAATTGTGAGAAGCTGGTGCAGCGGCGATCGCACCGGTGCTCGCCGTCCCATTCGAAAGGAGCCCCGATGACCGCGATCAGTCCCTCGAGCACCCTGGCCGAGCTGGTCATCGCCCGTCCCGCTCGCACGCGTCTCTTCGAGCAGCTGCGGCTGGACTACTGCTGCGGCGGGTCGCGCACGCTGGCCGAGGCCTGCGCGCAGCGCGAGCTCGATCCGAGCACGGTCGCGACGCTGATCGCGGCGCTCGACGCGGAGCCCGGCGACCGCGACGACGCCCACGACGTCACGCGGGCGTCGGTCGGCGATCTCTGCGACCACATCGTCGCGGCCCACCACGGCGCCCTGCGCCGCGATCTGCCGCTGATCTCCGACCTCGTTGCGACCGTGGTGCGCGTCCACGGCGTCCAGCGGCCGGAGCTGCGCGACCTGCAGCGGGTGTTCACGACGATGCGCGTGAGCCTCGAGCAGCACATGGTGGTGGAGGAGGAGACGCTGTTCCCGGCCTGCCGTGCGACGGCGGCCGGTGTCCTGCGGGGAGTCGACGAGGAGCTGCTGGGCCAGCACGAGGCCGACCATGACGAGGTGGGCGAGTCGCTCGTCGCGCTGCGCGAGCTGTCGGGCGGCTACAGCGCCAAGCGCGCGCTGTGCGGCACGCACCGCGCGCTGCTGGAGTCACTGCGCGAGCTGGAGCTCGACCTGCACCAGCACGTGCACGAGGAGAACAACATCCTGTTCCCGCGGGTGCGCGCCGCCGCCGTGCGCTGACGGTCGCCCCGGCCGGTCAGAGCCGCAGGCGGGCGGAGCCGATCGTCCGCGCCGCCAGGGCGAGCGCGCGGGCGGCGACGACGAGCGCGGCGCCGGCGAGCGCGATCCGCGCCCCGTCGGCGAGCGTCGCGAGCCCGGCCGCCCGCGCCACGGCCAGGACGAGCACCGCGCCGGCTGCCAGCGCGGTCAGCGCCCGGTCGCGCCCGGGCGTGGGCGCCGGCATCGCCAGCGCGAGATTGCGCACCCGGTGCAGCACGGCGAGGAGGTGCAGCAGCGCGCCGGCGACCGTCATGCCGATCCAGCCCGCCACGAGCAGGGTCGCGAGGACCGAGCGGGCGCTGCCCGGCAGGGGCGCCTGGAACCCGTCGGCGGCGCCGACGGCGAGGGCGGTCAGCAGTCCCCCGACGAGGAACGCCTGGCCGGTTCCGACCAGCCGGGCCGGGAGGCTGAGGCCCGACGGCGCGGCGCGCAGGCAGCCGAGGACGTTCGCCGCGAGCAGGCCGGCGCCCAGCACCAGCGCGATCCACCCCGCCCCGAGCAGCGCGCGCGAGTCGACGGCCGCCCCCGCGGCCAGGAGCGCCACGCCCGCCAGCCAGGCCGTGAACGTCGGGCCCTGCAGGCGGGGGTGCGGCAGGCGGGTCTGGGTGAGAGACGGATAGAAGGTGTGCAGGGTGCCCACGATGGAGGTGCCCAGCCATCCCGCGAGGTTGAGCGCGAGGTGCGCGCCGAGCAGGCTGCCGTGCGGCCACGCCGTGCCCCGCGCCATCGCGATCCCCACCAACGCGCCGAGCCCCAGGCAGCCGGCGCAGGCGTAGTACCAGCGGACGGCCCACCGCGCCCGTTGCAGCGAGCGTCGCTCGAGCCGCCAGAGGGACGCCGCGAACAGCCCGAGGGTCGCGGCGATCGCAAGGCCCCCCGCGTCGGTGAGCGCCGTGATCCGCGCCGGGACGCCCACGGCCACCAGCAGCGTTCCCGCGATCCAGCCCGCGAG from Capillimicrobium parvum encodes the following:
- a CDS encoding heavy metal translocating P-type ATPase, which gives rise to MSPATMDHVELPITGMTCASCANRIERRLNKLDGVSATVNYATEKATVDFDAAAVAPQALVEAVASAGYQAVLPSAQPAAGGHADAEADETAPLRRRLLISLALMLPVLLMSMIPPLQFDNWQWLSLTLASPVVVWGAWPFHRAAWANLKHATATMDTLISVGVLAAWLWSLYALFLGGAGDPEMRMPFDLIPDSAGGTEVYLEVASAVTVFILAGRYFEAKAKRRAGAALAALLELGAKDVAILDADGTERRVPIEELHAGDRFVVRPGEKVATDGVVEEGRSAVDQSLLTGESVPVEKAPGDDVAGATVNAGGRLIVRATKVGADTALAQIARLVTDAQSGKAPVQRLADRVSGIFVPVVIGLSVATLGFWLGTGESAQFAITAAVAVLIIACPCALGLATPTALLVGTGRGAQLGLLIKGPEILESTRKVDTVVLDKTGTITTGQMSVTDVVTIPGTSRDEALRIAGALEDASEHPIAQAIARAARDATGPLPAVESFANREGLGVEGVVDGHGVQVGRPALLRDDWGVTLPAELDAARRAAEAQGRTAVAAAWDGEARAVIVVADTVKATSAEAVAGLRGLGLRPVLLTGDNEATARAVAAEVGIDEVIAEVLPADKAGVVRRLQAEGRVVAMVGDGINDAPALAQADLGLAIGTGTDVAIEASDLTLVSGDLRAAADAIRLSRATLRTIKQNLGWAFGYNLAALPLAAAALLNPLIAGLAMALSSVSVVANALRLRRFGRR
- a CDS encoding tryptophan 2,3-dioxygenase, coding for MSAPENRRPLEPGLHRDLSERLTYAGYLDLDRLLSAQRPLSEPEHHDELLFIIQHQTSELWLKLIIHELRWAIGHLAGDQVGPCLKALARVKHVQRQLFEQWAVLETLTPSEYAQFRAVLGQASGFQSLQYREVEFLLGNKNAEMLEVFAHDPAARDILEETLCAPSLYDEFLRHLARLGYAVPATSVERDWSLPHARDPALVEVLAGVYADPEGQWPQYELCEQLVDVEESFQLWRFRHMKTVERIIGYKRGTGGSSGVGFLRAALDLTFFPELLEVRTEIGP
- a CDS encoding RidA family protein — its product is MSASDRFVPGQMDWFSGAARGGGLVFLAGHVGADGEGGGADAPFATQVTRALDHFEHTLANAGLGFSALLKVNVYLADIADFAEFNEIYLARHPAPRPARTTVQTPLAQGWRFEIDGVAVDER
- a CDS encoding heavy-metal-associated domain-containing protein; amino-acid sequence: MSQTLIQTSRAREYQVAGMSCTHCVSSVREEVSEIPGVGAVEIDLATGRLVVAGEGVSDDAVAAAVAEAGYEVAR